Sequence from the Anaerobranca californiensis DSM 14826 genome:
TTCACTTTTCCCTCCCGACAAATCATGGCAACGGCCCTGCCCATTAATTTATCAGCTACCGCTGCCCCTTCTAACAGTTCCCTCTTATTTAAGTAAAATTCTAGTATTCCCTTTACCCCTTTTTCTCTGCTGGTTCCTACTATTTCTCCATCTTTTACAAGAATTAAGCTATACTCACCTTTTTTTAACTCATCCTTAGCTAACTGTAAATCTTCCATACAAATTCCTCCAGGCTATTAAAATTTTAAAATAACTTTTTTTA
This genomic interval carries:
- a CDS encoding DUF1893 domain-containing protein, translating into MEDLQLAKDELKKGEYSLILVKDGEIVGTSREKGVKGILEFYLNKRELLEGAAVADKLMGRAVAMICREGKVKGVYTPLLSEGGETILKGRNIPYQADRIVKWIKNRDNTDLCPIEKLTLGVDEPHEGIKKILEFFQKLQ